The following are encoded together in the bacterium genome:
- a CDS encoding YggS family pyridoxal phosphate-dependent enzyme, with protein MKMIESVKNNLQSVRNRIVAAAERAGRSPDEITLVGISKVQPIEKVQAAVDAGLVHLGENRVQEAAGKIPHIVGNVHWRLVGHLQRNKAKKAVELFDTIESIDSQRIAEEVSRRCVDLGKRIDILLEVNVGTEDAKAGIDPSQLVGLARLCASLQGIAVKGIMVIPPFDPDPEKSRPYFRKSRRMFENLRDADIDGADISHLSMGMSNDFEVAVEEGATIVRVGTAIFGPRM; from the coding sequence ATGAAGATGATAGAAAGCGTCAAGAATAATCTCCAAAGCGTCAGGAACAGAATTGTGGCCGCGGCCGAGCGCGCCGGACGGTCGCCGGACGAGATAACGCTGGTCGGTATCTCCAAGGTTCAACCGATAGAGAAGGTCCAGGCGGCTGTGGATGCCGGACTTGTGCATTTGGGCGAGAACCGGGTGCAAGAGGCGGCTGGCAAGATCCCGCACATCGTGGGCAACGTTCACTGGCGTCTGGTTGGGCATTTGCAGCGTAATAAGGCGAAGAAGGCGGTCGAGCTTTTCGACACGATCGAATCGATCGACAGCCAGCGCATCGCGGAGGAGGTCTCGAGACGATGCGTGGATTTGGGTAAGAGAATTGACATCCTCCTTGAGGTCAATGTCGGCACAGAGGACGCAAAGGCCGGCATAGACCCCTCGCAGCTCGTCGGTCTGGCAAGGTTGTGTGCAAGCCTTCAGGGCATCGCGGTCAAGGGCATAATGGTCATACCGCCGTTCGATCCAGACCCTGAGAAGTCCAGACCTTATTTTCGCAAGTCCCGGCGCATGTTCGAGAATCTGAGGGATGCAGACATCGATGGCGCCGACATAAGCCATCTGAGCATGGGCATGAGCAACGATTTCGAGGTTGCGGTCGAGGAGGGCGCCACCATTGTCCGCGTTGGGACGGCCATCTTCGGCCCACGGATGTGA